Proteins from a genomic interval of Fervidobacterium gondwanense DSM 13020:
- a CDS encoding THUMP domain-containing class I SAM-dependent RNA methyltransferase produces the protein MIILFESDNSNLVTLVAFCTSGLEGAVAVELRKYGYKIVYSSSGRIFFTAPLNDIPFLNMKIKSADRITILVAKFHAETFDELFAGVRSSNLNKYVEKNAKIVIEKLKITNSKLSATGAVASVAKKAMMENIGGSNESGPIYEVILLIKDNEVHLILDTTGSDSLSKRGYRIKSGKAPLRETIAAGIILLSRWSGGPLFDLFCGSGTIPIEASTLELPNVRRKYSSEEWKILKEIWKRTKRDLRDEFKAYDVNDGIIVGSDKDCKVIQIARENYRRAIEVFGSARNAEFRCSDFKDLTVFEDRAWVISNLPYGERLKGEEILSFLPKLREKFPNSNFYLLHPSGELEKLLGKASKKIRFQNSGIWTYLYMYY, from the coding sequence GTGATTATTTTGTTCGAATCGGACAATTCTAACTTAGTCACCTTAGTTGCTTTCTGTACTTCAGGGTTGGAAGGTGCGGTGGCCGTTGAGCTCAGAAAATACGGATATAAAATCGTATATTCCTCCTCAGGGAGGATATTTTTTACTGCGCCATTAAATGATATACCTTTTCTAAATATGAAAATAAAATCAGCAGACAGGATCACAATACTTGTCGCAAAATTCCATGCTGAAACGTTTGATGAGTTATTTGCCGGCGTTAGGAGTTCGAATCTGAATAAGTATGTTGAAAAAAACGCCAAAATTGTTATTGAAAAATTAAAGATAACAAATTCTAAGCTAAGCGCCACAGGTGCTGTTGCATCAGTGGCAAAAAAAGCGATGATGGAAAACATAGGTGGCAGCAACGAAAGTGGTCCGATATATGAGGTGATATTGCTCATAAAAGACAATGAAGTGCATCTGATTTTGGACACAACAGGAAGCGATTCACTTTCAAAGCGCGGATATAGAATAAAGAGTGGTAAAGCGCCACTAAGGGAAACGATCGCGGCTGGTATCATTCTTCTTTCAAGGTGGAGTGGAGGTCCACTATTTGACCTGTTCTGCGGTAGTGGAACTATACCTATTGAGGCATCAACTTTGGAACTTCCGAATGTTCGTCGAAAGTATTCATCAGAAGAATGGAAAATTCTGAAAGAGATTTGGAAGAGGACGAAAAGAGATCTTAGAGATGAATTCAAAGCGTATGATGTGAATGATGGCATAATTGTTGGAAGCGACAAAGATTGCAAGGTGATTCAAATAGCTCGAGAAAATTACAGGCGAGCGATAGAGGTTTTTGGCTCGGCGCGCAATGCTGAATTCAGATGCTCTGACTTTAAAGATTTAACAGTTTTCGAAGATAGGGCGTGGGTTATTTCCAACTTACCTTATGGAGAACGCCTCAAAGGAGAAGAAATATTATCATTCCTTCCAAAATTGAGAGAAAAATTCCCAAATTCGAACTTCTACCTTCTGCACCCGAGCGGAGAGCTCGAAAAACTCTTGGGGAAGGCAAGTAAGAAAATCAGGTTCCAGAACAGTGGTATATGGACTTACCTTTATATGTATTATTAA